Part of the Actinomycetota bacterium genome, GTATCTGAGGAGAACCATGAACAGACTCGATGGGAAGACCGCGTTGATCACCGGAGCGGGGAGCGGCATCGGTCGTGAGACCGCCCTGCTGTTCTCCGCAGAAGGCGCGGCGGTCGCGGCGGTCGACATCGATTTCGATGCGGTGACGGCCACGGTCGCCGAGATCGAGGAAACAGGCGGCAGGGCGGTGGCGATTCGCGCCGACGTCTCGAGATCGGCCGACAACGAGGCGATGGTAACTGTCGCCGACGAGGCGTTCGGGCGACTCGATGTGCTCTTTCTCAACGCCGGCATCATGCATTCGGCCGACGGCGATGCAGTCGGCACCGACGAGGCCGTGTGGGATCTGACGATGGACATCAACGCCAAGGGTGTCTTCCTCGGCTGCAAGTACGGGATCCCCGCGTT contains:
- a CDS encoding glucose 1-dehydrogenase, which encodes MNRLDGKTALITGAGSGIGRETALLFSAEGAAVAAVDIDFDAVTATVAEIEETGGRAVAIRADVSRSADNEAMVTVADEAFGRLDVLFLNAGIMHSADGDAVGTDEAVWDLTMDINAKGVFLGCKYGIPALRRAGGGSVINTASFVAVMGAATPQIAYTASKGAVLAMTRELAIVHAKENIRVNALCPGPLHTELLMKFLDTPEKKRRRLVHLPMGRFGEAEEMAKAALFLASDDSSYVTGTDFMVDGGLSAAYVTAE